From a region of the Haematobia irritans isolate KBUSLIRL chromosome 4, ASM5000362v1, whole genome shotgun sequence genome:
- the rpr gene encoding reaper gives MAVAFYIPDQAALIRKAQQQEQQILAMREAHWRYVASVVYDALRQYLQATPSILNRTVAADKSKKSAKSSHK, from the coding sequence atggcAGTTGCATTTTATATACCCGATCAAGCCGCTTTGATACGTAAAGCCCAGCAGCAAGAACAACAAATTTTGGCTATGCGTGAAGCCCATTGGCGTTATGTGGCCTCAGTGGTCTATGATGCTCTAAGGCAATATCTTCAAGCTACCCCTTCGATACTCAATCGAACGGTAGCAGCAGATAAGTCCAAAAAGTCAGCAAAATCCAGTCACAAGTAA